One Bombus pyrosoma isolate SC7728 linkage group LG9, ASM1482585v1, whole genome shotgun sequence genomic window carries:
- the LOC122571261 gene encoding N-acetylgalactosaminyltransferase 7: MRIVQLRRNRLFSIIICSIFLLYTLYIVINFFSDKPINNLKEYWSDSLKVKELPVLSKELGNFELKHVSIRSGPGEGGKPYILRDDQQNDVQQSEIDYGMNMVCSDEISLDRSILDTRMPECKHWNYPEVLPRTSVIIVFHNEGWSVLLRTVHSVINRTPPQFLEEILLVDDFSDKDNLKGDLDSYIERWEGKVKLIRNDKREGLIRTRSRGAREAKGEVIVFLDAHCEVNVNWLPPLLAPIAVDRTVMTVPIIDGIDHKTFEYRPVYQEGHLYRGIFEWGMLYKENELPAREKKSRPYNSMPYKSPTHAGGLFAINREYFLSLGGYDDGLLVWGGENFELSFKIWQCGGSILWVPCSHVGHVYRGFMPYTFGKLAQKKKGPLITINYKRVVETWFDDKHKEFFYTREPLAQLLDHGDISEQLEFKRRKRCKSFQWYMENVAYDVFDKFPELPPNIHWGELRNIATGMCLDTMSHSPPSLMATTDCHGFGNNQLIRLNAKGQLGVGERCISADSQGVKFVFCRLGTVDGPWQYDEKTKTLLHRVHKKCMALHPQTQQLSLMPCDINNTYQQWSFHQIHPKW, translated from the exons ATGAGAATTGTACAGCTCAGGCGAAATCGTCTTTTCAGTATTATTATCTGTAGCATATTTTTGCTTTACAcattgtatattgttataaactTTTTTTCTGACAAGCCTATTAACAATTTAAAGGAATATTGGTCAGATAGTCTAAAGGTTAAAGAG TTACCAGTTCTATCAAAAGAGCTTGGTAATTTTGAGCTCAAACATGTATCAATTAGAAGTGGACCTGGAGAAGGAGGTAAACCTTATATCCTTAGGGATGATCAACAGAATGATGTTCAACAATCAGAAATAGATTACGGCATGAATATGGTGTGCTcggatgaaatttcattagataGATCCATCCTTGATACAAGAATGCCTGA ATGTAAACACTGGAATTATCCAGAAGTACTCCCTCGAACTAGTGTAATTATAGTATTTCATAATGAAGGTTGGTCTGTATTACTGAGAACTGTTCACAGTGTGATAAATCGTACTCCCCCACAATTTTtggaagaaattttacttGTAGATGACTTTTCTGATAAAG ataatttaaaaggAGATTTAGATTCATATATAGAACGGTGGGAaggtaaagtaaaattaataaggaACGATAAAAGAGAAGGTTTAATAAGAACGAGATCACGTGGTGCACGTGAAGCTAAGGGTGAAGTTATAGTGTTTTTGGATGCACATTGTGAAGTTAATGTTAACTGGTTACCACCTCTCTTAGCCCCAATAGCTGTTGATAG aacTGTGATGACAGTTCCTATTATTGATGGCATTGATCATAAGACCTTTGAGTATCGACCTGTGTATCAAGAAGGACATTTATATAGAGGTATTTTTGAATGGGGAATGTtgtataaagaaaatgaacttCCTGCACGGGAGAAAAAATCTCGACCTTATAACAGCATGCCATACAA GTCTCCTACTCACGCCGGTGGTTTATTTGCGATAAATCGTGAATACTTTTTGTCGTTGGGTGGATACGATGACGGATTACTTGTGTGGGGTGGAGAAAATTTTGAGTTATCATTCAAAATATGGCAGTGTGGGGGAAGTATTCTTTGGGTACCATGTTCGCACGTTGGTCATGTGTATAGAGGATTTATGCCTTATACATTTGGAAAATTGgctcaaaagaaaaaaggaccGCTGATAACCAta AATTATAAAAGAGTGGTTGAAACTTGGTTTGATGATAAACataaagaattcttttatACAAGGGAACCATTAGCGCAATTGCTTGATCATGGCGATATATCAGAGCAgttagaatttaaaagaaggaaaaggtgTAAAAGTTTTCAATGGTATATGGAAAATGTTGCTTATGAtgttttcgataaatttcccGAATTACCACCTAATATTCACTGGGGAGAG ttgCGAAACATAGCGACAGGAATGTGTTTGGATACAATGAGTCATTCGCCTCCTAGTTTAATGGCTACTACTGATTGTCATGGATTTGGTAATAATcag tTAATTAGATTAAACGCAAAAGGTCAATTAGGTGTCGGAGAACGATGCATATCTGCTGATAGTCAAGGAGTGAAATTCGTATTTTGCCGCTTAGGGACTGTAGATGGTCCATGGCAATACGATGAG AAAACGAAGACGCTTTTACACAGAGTGCACAAGAAATGCATGGCACTTCATCCTCAAACTCAACAGTTATCACTAATGCCATGTGATATCAATAATACGTATCAACAGTGGTCTTTCCATCAAATTCATCCAAAGTGGTGA
- the LOC122571262 gene encoding gonadotropin-releasing hormone II receptor isoform X1, producing MENGIKMISSTELPNSRANISNEEELPIDMRFNEGHIVSIVFYSVLMIISAIGNTTVLVLIMYCKCISKSRIHIMLMHLAIADLLVTFLMMPLEIGWAVTVSWKAGDAMCRIMAFFRMFGLYLSSFILVCISIDRYYAIIRPLNLWDVNRRGKIMLCIAWMGSVVCSMPQMLVFHLETHPNITWYSQCVTFNAFPTYTHEITYSLFGMIMMYWFPLVVIIYTYVNILLEICRRSKKSEDKIRRSSMAFLTRAKIRTLKMTVIIVAVFFICWTPYYVMSLWYWIDRNSAYKVDQRIQKGLFLFACTNSCMNPIVYGAFNIRNRNKTSVRLTTIETRVTPLSLSLKLLD from the exons atggaaaatggaataaaaatgattagttCTACGGAACTGCCTAATTCGCGGGCAAATATTTCGAATGAGGAGGAATTACCGATTGATATGCGTTTCAACGAAGGCCACATTGTTAGTATTGTCTTTTACAGTGTGTTAATGATAATATCTGCAATCGGAAACACGACGGTGttagtattaattatgtattgcaaatgtatatcCAAATCGAGGATACACATTATGTTAATGCATCTTGCGATCGCTGATCTACtt gTAACTTTTTTAATGATGCCACTCGAAATCGGTTGGGCGGTCACAGTCTCCTGGAAAGCAGGAGACGCGATGTGCCGAATAATGGCTTTTTTTAGGATGTTCGGTCTGTACTTATCATCTTTCATTCTGGTATGCATAAGTATTGACAG aTATTATGCAATAATAAGACCATTGAATTTGTGGGATGTTAatagaagaggaaaaattatGTTATGCATCGCTTGGATGGGATCTGTCGTGTGTTCAATGCCTCAg atGCTAGTATTTCACCTGGAAACTCATCCAAATATCACATGGTATTCACAGTGTGTCACGTTTAATGCATTTCCAACATATACTCACGAAATAACTTATTCTCTCTTTGGAATGATCATGATGTATTGGTTTCCCCTTgtcgtaataatatacaccTACGTGAACATTTTACTGGAAATATGCAGAAGATCGAAAAAGAGCGAag ataaaattcGTCGTTCTTCTATGGCTTTTCTTACACGAGCGAAAATACGAACTTTAAAGATGACGGTTATCATTGTTGCTGTATTCTTTATTTGCTGGACACCATATTACGTAATGAGTCTTTG GTATTGGATTGATCGAAATTCAGCATATAAAGTCGATCAACGAATCCAGAAAGGTCTCTTTCTATTCGCATGCACAAATTCCTGCATGAATCCTATTGTTTATGGTGcatttaatattagaaatcgTAATAAG ACATCTGTAAGACTAACTACTATAGAAACTCGAGTCACTCCATTGTCACTGTCACTCAAGCTTCTTGATTAA
- the LOC122571262 gene encoding gonadotropin-releasing hormone II receptor isoform X2, with product MMPLEIGWAVTVSWKAGDAMCRIMAFFRMFGLYLSSFILVCISIDRYYAIIRPLNLWDVNRRGKIMLCIAWMGSVVCSMPQMLVFHLETHPNITWYSQCVTFNAFPTYTHEITYSLFGMIMMYWFPLVVIIYTYVNILLEICRRSKKSEDKIRRSSMAFLTRAKIRTLKMTVIIVAVFFICWTPYYVMSLWYWIDRNSAYKVDQRIQKGLFLFACTNSCMNPIVYGAFNIRNRNKTSVRLTTIETRVTPLSLSLKLLD from the exons ATGATGCCACTCGAAATCGGTTGGGCGGTCACAGTCTCCTGGAAAGCAGGAGACGCGATGTGCCGAATAATGGCTTTTTTTAGGATGTTCGGTCTGTACTTATCATCTTTCATTCTGGTATGCATAAGTATTGACAG aTATTATGCAATAATAAGACCATTGAATTTGTGGGATGTTAatagaagaggaaaaattatGTTATGCATCGCTTGGATGGGATCTGTCGTGTGTTCAATGCCTCAg atGCTAGTATTTCACCTGGAAACTCATCCAAATATCACATGGTATTCACAGTGTGTCACGTTTAATGCATTTCCAACATATACTCACGAAATAACTTATTCTCTCTTTGGAATGATCATGATGTATTGGTTTCCCCTTgtcgtaataatatacaccTACGTGAACATTTTACTGGAAATATGCAGAAGATCGAAAAAGAGCGAag ataaaattcGTCGTTCTTCTATGGCTTTTCTTACACGAGCGAAAATACGAACTTTAAAGATGACGGTTATCATTGTTGCTGTATTCTTTATTTGCTGGACACCATATTACGTAATGAGTCTTTG GTATTGGATTGATCGAAATTCAGCATATAAAGTCGATCAACGAATCCAGAAAGGTCTCTTTCTATTCGCATGCACAAATTCCTGCATGAATCCTATTGTTTATGGTGcatttaatattagaaatcgTAATAAG ACATCTGTAAGACTAACTACTATAGAAACTCGAGTCACTCCATTGTCACTGTCACTCAAGCTTCTTGATTAA
- the LOC122571264 gene encoding WASH complex subunit 1-like has product MPNRTEIGVIPDNLRHEETIVQIAEALDNLDSAVNYIFESIDKRLLQNGQRLSNVKDRATKLQDRLKYLQTNLNLKAVKMFSAARYPASHTYKEYELAIPPQCDDINKIPKVYKCSVPIRDIPETYLSSNCKTEDGQYVSNNNLQEKLQFYHVRSKSNKELYIDNNEVTFPFELSSINSLLFSSMDNPYRISTKQTSHKLNDKQQIEDAPDSIIQPWLSSEMDLSSSYLYTPTLGEVPQINVPLTLPDLPGIVDDEKFVLDFNSQSPIAPSSAVTTPTVRLDLPTPTSTIDEKDSSTKYDRTIPNLPGFADTDFSKDSTEPAPPPPPPPLIASDTSTSASSNSKTDSRSSLVSSLLDPSIPPPPPPPLPPPPPSPPPPPPPLPPAESKTTIPESQTKDSNKKKIVKDLNKAIKPDVRSNLMEAIRNAGGIGRAKLRHTVPPEEKEGNRWSSASVGGDLMADLHAKLALRRKGIAGSGGSALERMSSLIPPPPKPSDAVASDRNSATSEYDSQPDTDDWDE; this is encoded by the exons atgcCAAACCGAACTGAAAttg gtGTTATTCCTGATAATTTAAGGCACGAGGAAACCATAGTTCAAATAGCAGAAGCTCTCGACAATCTAGATTCTgctgttaattatatatttgaatctaTTGATAAAAGGCTTCTTCAAAATGGTCAAAG ATTGTCAAATGTTAAAGATAGAGCTACAAAACTTCaagatcgattaaaatatttacaaactaacttaaatttaaaagctGTAAAGATGTTTTCTGCTGCAAGGTATCCTGCTAGTCACACATACAAAGAATATGAATTGGCTATACCACCTCAGTGTGATGATATCAATAAGATACCAAAAGTTTACAAATGTTCTGTACCTATAAGAGATATTCCTGAAACATATCTATCTTCTAATTGCAAAACAGAAGATGGCCAATatgtatcaaataataatctgCAAGAAAAGCTACAATTTTATCATGTTCGATCTAAATCTAATAAAGAACTTTATATAGATAACAATGAAGTGACATTCCCTTTTGAATTATCTTCGATCAATTCTCTATTGTTCAGTAGTATGGACAATCCATATAGGATATCTACTAAACAGACTTCCCACAAATTAAATGACAAACAGCAAATAGAAGATGCGCCAGATTCAATTATACAACCATGGTTATCATCAGAAATGGATTTATCTAGTAGTTATCTATATACACCAACCTTAGGAGAG GTGCCACAGATAAATGTGCCACTAACACTTCCGGATCTGCCTGGAATTGTAGACGATGAAAAATTCGTTTTAGACTTTAATTCTCAAAGTCCTATTGCACCTTCCTCAGCAGTAACCACTCCTACCGTTCGGCTTGATCTACCAACTCCAACATCAACAATAGACGAGAAGGATTCGAGTACAAAATATGACCGAACTATCCCAAACTTACCTGGCTTTGCCGATACCGATTTCTCAAAAGATTCTACTGAGCCTGCTccaccacctcctcctccGCCCTTGATCGCGTCAGACACGTCGACTTCTGCTTCTTCGAACTCTAAGACCGACAGCCGTTCCTCATTAGTCTCATCGTTGTTAGATCCATCGATaccaccgccgccgccaccgccactaccaccaccacctccTTCTCCTCCACCGCCTCCACCGCCACTGCCTCCAGCTGAATCCAAAACAACCATTCCTGAATCTCAAACTAAAGAttcgaacaaaaagaaaattgtcaaGGATCTGAATAAAGCAATCAAACCGGACGTCAGATCTAATTTAATGGAAGCTATTCGCAATGCTGGTGGTATAGGAAGGGCTAAACTGAGACATACTGTACCAccagaggaaaaagaaggaaaccgTTGGTCCTCTGCATCCGTTGGAGGAGATTTAATGGCTGATTTGCACGCAAAATTAGCACTCAGAAGGAAGGGAATCGCTGGGTCCGGAGGTAGTGCTCTCGAAAGAATGTCCAGCTTGATTCCTCCTCCTCCTAAACCAAGCGATGCAGTTGCGTCAGATAGAAATTCGGCCACCAGCGAGTACGACTCTCAACCAGATACCGATGATTGGGACGAGTAA
- the LOC122570671 gene encoding dnaJ homolog subfamily C member 30, mitochondrial-like, protein MFKNMLIHYFFIDGNKRVLFKCVKQSILSLPAMANLATKTKTHYETLGLQPTATYNEIKSAYYELTLKYHPDKNKSESAKEMFHEISNAYDVLSKYETRKQYDRTQLINQDLQTLNNKKYERFKPKNIQLYKSQPRNIFNFDEWIQQHYSRTFQKNISAKKRQEEYMKILEAANKSPDLLVIIILIILITLIIFIHERINNRKYEEFRAEQKRRNK, encoded by the coding sequence ATGTTTAAGAATATGCTTATTCATTACTTTTTTATagatggaaataaaagagTTCTGTTTAAATGTGTAAAACAATCTATATTATCACTACCTGCAATGGCAAATCTAGCTACGAAGACTAAAACGCATTATGAGACGTTGGGATTGCAACCAACTGCAacttataatgaaataaagtcTGCATATTATGAATTGACGTTAAAATATCATCCTGACAAGAATAAAAGTGAATCTgcaaaagaaatgtttcatgaaatttcaaatgcaTATGATGTACTTAGTAAATATGAAACACGCAAACAATATGATAGAACTCAACTAATTAATCAGGATTTGCAGACtttgaacaataaaaaatatgagagGTTTAAACCAAAAAACATCCAACTATATAAAAGTCAACctaggaatatttttaattttgatgaGTGGATACAGCAACATTATAGTCGTACATTTCAAAAGAATATATCAGCAAAAAAAAGACAAGaggaatatatgaaaattctgGAGGCTGCAAACAAAAGTCCAGATCtacttgttataataattctaataatattgataacaTTAATAATCTTCATTCATGAACGCataaataataggaaatatGAGGAATTTAGAGCTGAACAGAAgcgtagaaataaataa
- the LOC122570670 gene encoding vacuolar protein sorting-associated protein 37B: MFKSNQEPDIPAALGLLSHLTNDELKELLNDDSKFEDIVKDVKQFKNLETEKELLMASNTSLAEFNLSKQPELQEGKQILKELSEKGSRLCMSVKEKLDEIKNKSGEMTADTALDLLQTAAAEIEEESETIAEKFLAGDMEVDEFLEQFLSRRKLMHLRKVKVDKLRELIRKSHTAAGPGYPIASNFRSLAPAIPYPAGPVSMPMPVPSGFPHFKPY, from the exons atgtttaaatcaAATCAGGAACCAGATATACCTGCAGCACTAGGTCTGTTATCACATTTAACAAACGATGAACTGAAGGAATTATTAAACGATGAttcaaaatttgaagatattgTAAAAGATGTAAAGCAG TTTAAGAATTTAGAAACTGAAAAGGAATTATTAATGGCAAGTAACACATCTCTGGCAGagtttaatttatcaaaacaaCCAGAATTACAAGAGggtaaacaaatattaaaggaACTTAGTGAAAAGGGAAGTAGATTATGCATGagcgtaaaagaaaaattggatgAGATAA aaaataagTCTGGGGAAATGACTGCTGATACTGCATTAGATTTATTGCAAACAGCAGCAGCGGAAATTGAAGAAGAATCAGAA aCCATAGCGGAAAAATTTCTGGCTGGAGATATGGAAGTAGATGAATTtttagaacaatttttatcacgtCGAAAATTAATGCATCTACGTAAAGTTAAAGTAGATAAATTGAGAGAGTTAATAAGAAAATCACATACTGCTGCTGGTCCTGGATATCCAATAGCTAGTAATTTTAGAAGTCTAGCTCCTGCTATTCCTTATCCAGCTGGACCTGTTTCAATGCCAATGCCTGTACCATCTGGTTTTCCACATTTTAAACCATACTAA
- the LOC122570669 gene encoding 39S ribosomal protein L44, mitochondrial produces the protein MNRLQLCFQSLTSIKYVNYGVCRYIHRWVAPTQFEITRRKKRLPPQPEPKRSNFIEWNRNAEIYAFNQRLSEKFDTEKLNQAFIHKSYILDELKKQENMGIEDPKLDVEHNEEYVKKGREITSAVVKKYLNKSLPRLPEIGIMALHDYLMSQEMLATAALHIGTKDIILTSEHPVSQETLAQTFTALVGALAESVNIDHTSAFVRDFLIVGLASKDLTEIWCPTKPFEMLNDVISTEKKTPIEARLIGQTGRNTLLAAYHVGIYANKEYLGSGFGQTISEARDVAAINILAQIYGLCHTNQPLRFNEEINMSA, from the exons atgaataggTTACAATTATGTTTCCAAAGTCTTACGAGCATAAAGTATGTAAATTATGGAG tTTGCAGATATATTCATCGATGGGTTGCTCCAACTCAATTTGAAATAAcccgaagaaaaaagaggttACCACCTCAACCTGAACCAAAACGTAGTAATTTTATTGAGTGGAATAGAAATGCAGAAATATATGCATTTAATCAAAGACTTTCAGAAAAATTCGATACTGAGAAATTGAATCAAGCATTTATACACAAATCATATATCCTTgatgaattaaaaaagcaGGAAAATATGGGAATAGAGGATCCTAAACTAGATGTGGAACATAACGaagaatatgttaaaaaagggagagaaataACTTCAGCAgttgtaaagaaatatttaaataaaagtttaccACGTCTTCCTGAAATTggtattat GGCACTTCATGACTATCTTATGTCTCAAGAGATGTTAGCTACAGCAGCTTTACATATTGGAACAAAAGACATTATTTTAACTAGT gaACATCCTGTGTCCCAAGAAACATTGGCACAAACATTTACAGCACTTGTGGGAGCTCTTGCTGAAAGCGTTAATATTGATCACACAAGTGCTTTTGTCAGAGATTTTTTGATAGTAGGATTAGCAAGCAAAGATCTAACTGAAATATGGTGTCCAACTAAACCATTCGAAATGTTAAATGATGTAATTTCTACAGAGAAGAAAACACCTATAGAAGCAAGACTTATTGGACAAACTGGAAGAAATACACTTTTAGCTGCCTATCATGTTGGAATTTATGcaaacaaagaatatttaggttcag GTTTCGGACAAACCATTTCAGAAGCAAGAGATGTAGCTGCTATTAATATATTAGCTCAGATATATGGATTATGCCACACAAATCAACCGCTACGatttaacgaagaaataaatatgtctGCTTGA